In Prunus dulcis chromosome 1, ALMONDv2, whole genome shotgun sequence, the following are encoded in one genomic region:
- the LOC117624825 gene encoding 4-coumarate--CoA ligase-like 5, whose product MTRTAVMGSAKVDGRSGFCNSSSTFYSKRKPIPLPHNDSLDITTFISSQAHRGTVAFIDGSTGRQLTYAQLWRAVRSVASCLSDMGIRKGHVVLLLSPNSIFFPVVCLAVMSLGAIITTTNPLNTTGEIAKQIADSKPVLAFTTRQLISKLGGLTTDLSIVLIDDDEIKAPNHGTGNGKIVSTLGQMMVTKERHGSSNGGLNLKEEINQDDTATLLYSSGTTGASKGVVSSHKNLIAMVRVVLSRFNLDDGEDTFLCTVPMFHIYGLAVFATGLLASGSTIVVLSKFEMHDMLRAIQKHRVAYLPLVPPILVALINAADQIKAKYDLSSLRRVLSGGAPLSREVIEGFVEKYPTVTILQGYGLTESTGVGASTDNLEESRRYGTAGLLSASMAAKIVDPDSGKALAVNQTGELWLKGPTIMKEYFSNAEATAATLDAQGWLRTGDLCYIDEDGFIFVVDRLKELIKYKGYQVPPAELEALLLTHPQIVDAAVIPFPDEKVGQYPMAYVVRKAGSNLSEKDVMEFVGKQVAPYKKIRRVAFIASVPKNPSGKILRKDLIQLATSSSSSKL is encoded by the exons ATGACGAGGACGGCGGTGATGGGCTCTGCAAAGGTGGATGGCAGAAGCGGATTCTGCAATTCCAGCTCGACATTCTACAGCAAGCGCAAGCCCATACCACTCCCTCACAACGATTCTTTGGACATCACCACTTTCATTTCGTCTCAGGCCCACCGTGGCACCGTCGCCTTCATCGACGGCTCCACCGGCCGCCAACTCACCTACGCTCAACTCTGGCGTGCCGTGCGTTCAGTTGCCTCCTGTCTCTCCGACATGGGCATTCGAAAGGGCCACGTCGTACTGCTGCTGTCCCCAAACTCCATCTTCTTCCCGGTGGTGTGCCTGGCCGTGATGTCGCTGGGTGCGATTATAACAACCACCAACCCCCTCAACACCACCGGCGAAATTGCCAAGCAAATCGCCGATTCCAAACCGGTGCTGGCCTTCACAACCCGTCAACTCATCTCCAAACTGGGCGGTTTAACTACTGATCTCTCCATCGTGCTCATTGATGACGACGAAATTAAAGCTCCTAATCATGGAACTGGAAATGGAAAAATTGTGTCGACCTTGGGACAGATGATGGTGACGAAGGAAAGGCATGGGAGTAGCAACGGAGGATTGAATTTGAAGGAAGAAATCAATCAGGATGACACAGCGACTCTGCTCTACTCGTCGGGGACTACGGGTGCGAGTAAAGGCGTGGTGTCGTCGCACAAGAATCTGATAGCGATGGTGCGGGTCGTTCTCAGCCGCTTCAATCTGGACGATGGGGAGGATACGTTCCTGTGCACGGTTCCCATGTTCCACATCTACGGCTTAGCAGTGTTCGCCACGGGTCTACTGGCCTCGGGATCAACGATCGTGGTTCTCTCCAAGTTCGAGATGCATGATATGCTGCGGGCCATCCAGAAGCACCGTGTCGCTTACCTTCCGCTCGTTCCTCCCATACTGGTTGCGCTCATCAACGCCGCAGATCAGATCAAGGCCAAGTACGATCTGAGTTCCCTGCGCAGGGTTCTGTCGGGTGGGGCCCCACTCAGCAGGGAAGTGATTGAGGGGTTCGTGGAGAAATATCCGACCGTCACCATTCTTCAGGGGTACGGATTGACGGAATCGACGGGCGTGGGAGCGTCGACGGACAACCTGGAGGAGAGTCGAAGGTATGGTACGGCGGGGCTGTTGTCGGCGAGCATGGCGGCCAAGATTGTGGACCCGGACAGCGGTAAGGCACTAGCAGTGAATCAGACGGGTGAGCTTTGGTTGAAGGGTCCCACCATCATGAAAG AGTATTTCAGTAACGCAGAAGCCACTGCAGCGACCCTTGATGCGCAAGGATGGTTAAGAACTGGAGACCTGTGCTACATCGATGAGGATGGATTCATTTTTGTGGTTGATAGGTTGAAGGAGCTCATTAAGTACAAGGGATATCAG GTCCCCCCTGCGGAACTAGAAGCTTTATTACTGACGCACCCTCAAATTGTTGATGCTGCTGTTATACC ATTTCCTGATGAAAAGGTTGGACAGTATCCAATGGCATATGTGGTAAGGAAAGCCGGAAGCAATTTGTCGGAGAAGGATGTCATGGAATTTGTCGGGAAACAGGTAGCGCCGTACAAGAAAATCAGGAGGGTggcattcatagcttccgtaCCTAAGAATCCATCTGGAAAGATTCTCAGGAAGGATCTTATTCAGCTtgcaacttcttcttcttcttctaaacTTTGA
- the LOC117617859 gene encoding lysine histidine transporter-like 8, which yields MGDQNQNQNQNRREMGDELTTVEDNISISSIEPNDDPRIIITMSATQVDDDDQILDAGAGDHHDHGHVVDHDAVSASAPPMESSSPEGTSTSTTSPSVSRKPLLLSIVPSNNINRAAATPKSHTPNFFTPLGSPIRRAIQLTKFDPRSQDHDAWLPITESRNGNAYYAAFHTLCSGIGIPALVLPVSFTILGWAWGVISLTLAFIWQLYTLWLLVKLHESTKTGMRYSRYLQLFSATFGDKMAKIFAVFPIYYLSGGTCCALIIVGGSSMKLFYEIVCGHDCTSKPLTAVEWYLVFTCAAVLLSQLPNLNSIAGVSLVGAITAIGYCTIMWLVAVTEGRLDGVSYDPIRENTNTAMVFSVLNALGIISFAFKGHNLTLEIQATMPSSEKKPSHVPMWRGVKVAYLIIAMCLFPLAIGGYWAYGHKIPPNGGMTTAIYEYHGRDTSQWVLGLTSLFIVMNAVSSFQIFGMPMFDDMESKYIKRMRKPCPWWIRSISRAMFGYGCFFIAVAIPFLGSFAGLIGGISIPITFAYPCFLWLKVKKPKKYSFMWCLNWGLGLLGTVLSIILIAAGIYVVIDTGIQVSFFKPQ from the exons atgggAGATCAGAATCAGAATCAGAATCAAAACCGGAGAGAGATGGGTGATGAGTTAACAACAGTGGAAGACAATATTTCCATTTCTAGTATCGAGCCTAATGATGACCCTAGGATCATCATCACGATGAGTGCCACACAagtagatgatgatgatcaaatATTGGATGCAGGTGCGGGAGATCATCATGATCATGGTCATGTCGTTGATCATGATGCGGTGTCTGCAAGCGCACCTCCCATGGAGTCATCATCACCAGAGGGCACTAGCACTAGTACAACTTCACCATCTGTGTCAAGGAAGCCCCTTCTACTCTCTATTGTACCTTCAAATAATATCAATAGAGCAGCAGCTACCCCAAAGTCTCACACTCCCAATTTCTTCACACCATTGGGTAGCCCAATTAGAAGGGCCATCCAACTCACCAAGTTTGACCCTCGTAGTCAGGATCACGACGCTTGGCTCCCCATCACCGAGTCAAGGAATGGCAATGCCTACTATGCTGCCTTCCATACCCTTTGCTCTGGTATTGGAATTCCAGCCCTTGTGCTCCCTGTCTCCTTCACCATTCTTGGATG GGCATGGGGGGTGATAAGCTTGACACTGGCGTTCATATGGCAGCTTTACACCCTGTGGCTTCTGGTGAAGCTCCATGAATCCACCAAAACTGGGATGCGTTACAGCAGATATCTCCAGCTCTTCAGTGCTACCTTCGGTGACAAAATGGCTAAGATCTTCGCCGTCTTCCCCATCTATTACCTTTCTGGGGGAACCTGTTGTGCCTTGATTATAGTTGGCGGCTCCAGCATGAAGCTCTTCTACGAGATTGTGTGCGGCCACGACTGCACTTCCAAGCCTCTCACCGCGGTCGAGTGGTATTTGGTGTTTACCTGCGCCGCCGTGCTTCTGTCTCAGCTCCCCAACTTGAACTCCATTGCCGGTGTCTCTCTAGTTGGCGCCATCACCGCCATTGGCTATTGCACTATCATGTGGCTCGTCGCGGTCACTGAGGGAAGGCTTGACGGCGTCTCTTATGATCCCATAAGAGAAAACACCAACACCGCTATGGTTTTCAGCGTTCTCAATGCGCTTGGCATCATTTCCTTTGCTTTCAAAGGCCATAATCTTACCCTAGAAATTCAG GCAACCATGCCTTCAAGTGAGAAAAAGCCATCGCACGTGCCAATGTGGAGAGGGGTAAAGGTTGCATATCTAATAATCGCAATGTGCTTGTTTCCTCTAGCAATTGGAGGATACTGGGCATACGGACACAAG ATTCCACCGAATGGGGGAATGACGACTGCAATATATGAATACCACGGACGTGACACTTCCCAATGGGTTCTTGGATTGACCAGCTTATTCATCGTAATGAATGCGGTGAGCTCCTTCCAGATATTTGGGATGCCCATGTTTGATGACATGGAGTCCAAATACATAAAACGCATGCGAAAACCGTGCCCCTGGTGGATCAGGTCGATTTCAAGAGCCATGTTTGGATACGGGTGCTTTTTTATAGCAGTGGCAATTCCATTCCTAGGTAGCTTTGCGGGTCTGATCGGAGGGATCTCCATTCCGATTACCTTCGCTTATCCTTGCTTTCTGTGGTTGAAGGTGAAGAAGCCCAAGAAATACAGCTTTATGTGGTGCCTCAATTGGGGGCTTGGCCTTTTGGGCACCGTTCTCTCTATTATACTCATAGCTGCTGGCATTTATGTTGTCATTGACACTGGAATTCAAGTGAGCTTTTTTAAGCCCCAATAG